The proteins below come from a single Parageobacillus toebii NBRC 107807 genomic window:
- a CDS encoding UDP-N-acetylmuramoyl-L-alanyl-D-glutamate--2,6-diaminopimelate ligase: MKLQTLLSYLHDFTTYVGENPTITSIEMDSREVKKGSLFICIKGFTVDGHDFAKQAVENGAVAIIAERPLDVDAPVIVVRDSRRAMAVLADAFYGQPTHQLHLIGVTGTNGKTTTTHIIEHIARKANKKTGLIGTVHIKIGDDTYPTKNTTPESLLLQRTFKQMVDEGVDVAVMEVSSHALHMGRVHGCDYDVAVFTNLTQDHLDYHETMEEYRNAKGLLFSQLGNRYDHKRPKFAVLNNDDPASQYYKHMTAATVITYGIETDSDIMAKRIDIVPSGMSFDLITPHGTVRVKTRLIGLFNVYNLLAAVSASLVSGIPFSVIVEAIEEISGVAGRFETVDEGQNFTVIVDYAHTPDSLENVLKTIRQFAQKKVYVVVGCGGDRDRTKRPLMAKTAVKYADVAIFTSDNPRSEEPEQILRDMEAGVSSERYVTIVDRKEAIYYAIEQAQEGDIILIAGKGHETYQIIGDRVIDFDDRLVAREAIKERKNIC; the protein is encoded by the coding sequence ATGAAGCTGCAGACGCTGCTTTCGTATTTGCATGATTTTACAACGTATGTCGGTGAAAACCCGACAATTACTTCCATTGAAATGGATTCGAGAGAAGTAAAAAAAGGATCATTATTTATTTGCATCAAAGGATTTACAGTGGACGGCCACGATTTTGCGAAACAGGCAGTCGAAAATGGTGCTGTAGCCATCATTGCCGAACGACCACTTGATGTAGATGCGCCCGTTATTGTCGTTCGTGATAGCCGGCGCGCAATGGCGGTGCTTGCCGATGCGTTTTACGGACAGCCGACCCATCAGTTACATTTAATCGGGGTTACGGGCACAAATGGGAAAACGACAACGACTCATATAATAGAGCACATCGCTAGAAAGGCGAATAAAAAAACGGGGCTAATTGGAACGGTGCATATTAAAATTGGCGATGATACGTATCCAACGAAAAATACGACGCCAGAATCGTTGCTGTTGCAACGAACGTTTAAACAAATGGTGGACGAAGGTGTCGATGTTGCGGTCATGGAAGTGTCTTCGCATGCCCTTCATATGGGACGCGTGCACGGCTGTGACTATGATGTTGCTGTGTTTACTAATTTAACGCAAGATCATCTCGATTACCACGAGACAATGGAAGAATACCGCAATGCGAAAGGATTGCTGTTTTCCCAGCTCGGAAATCGTTATGATCACAAACGGCCAAAGTTTGCGGTATTAAACAACGATGATCCTGCTTCACAATATTATAAGCATATGACGGCTGCAACCGTTATTACATACGGAATTGAAACAGATAGCGATATTATGGCAAAGCGAATTGATATTGTTCCAAGCGGAATGTCGTTTGATCTGATCACACCGCACGGTACTGTTCGGGTCAAAACAAGGTTAATCGGATTGTTTAACGTATATAATTTGCTCGCAGCTGTTTCCGCCTCTCTTGTGTCTGGTATTCCATTTTCTGTTATTGTAGAGGCGATTGAAGAAATTTCTGGGGTTGCGGGACGGTTTGAAACAGTCGATGAAGGGCAAAACTTTACAGTAATCGTTGATTATGCTCATACGCCAGATAGTTTGGAAAATGTCTTAAAAACAATTCGGCAATTTGCTCAGAAAAAAGTTTACGTTGTTGTTGGCTGCGGCGGTGACCGAGACCGTACAAAACGGCCGCTTATGGCAAAAACAGCGGTCAAATACGCCGATGTGGCCATTTTCACTTCTGATAATCCGCGTTCCGAAGAGCCTGAACAAATTTTGCGCGATATGGAAGCAGGTGTTTCCAGCGAGCGTTATGTAACGATTGTCGATCGCAAGGAGGCGATTTATTACGCGATTGAACAAGCGCAAGAAGGAGATATTATTTTAATCGCAGGCAAAGGGCATGAAACGTACCAAATTATTGGCGATCGCGTCATTGATTTTGATGATCGGCTTGTTGCCCGGGAAGCGATTAAGGAGCGGAAGAACATATGTTGA
- the rsmH gene encoding 16S rRNA (cytosine(1402)-N(4))-methyltransferase RsmH: protein MFQHTTVLLKEAVDGLHIKPDGIYVDCTLGGGGHSEYLLSQLSEDGRLFAFDQDDMAIEYAKKRLARYEKQVTFIRRNFRFLAEELTARGVHRVDGILFDLGVSSPQLDTPERGFSYHHDAPLDMRMNREQSLTAYDIVNHWPYEELVHIFFHYGEEKFSKQVARKIEEVRKEKRIETTGQLVDIIKEAIPAPARRSGGHPAKRIFQAIRIAVNDELQAFKEAITQAIDLLKSGGRISVITFHSLEDRICKVAFKEASQGPQLPPGLPLIPDQYRPALKIITKKPIVPSEEEIEHNHRARSAKLRIAEKL from the coding sequence GTGTTTCAACATACGACAGTGCTATTAAAGGAAGCAGTAGATGGACTCCATATAAAACCGGATGGAATTTATGTCGATTGCACCCTTGGCGGTGGAGGACATAGTGAATATTTACTTTCACAACTGTCAGAGGACGGAAGACTATTTGCGTTTGATCAAGATGATATGGCGATCGAGTATGCGAAAAAAAGATTAGCCCGTTATGAAAAACAGGTGACATTTATTCGCAGAAATTTTCGCTTTCTTGCGGAAGAGCTAACGGCGAGGGGAGTTCATAGAGTGGATGGAATTTTGTTTGACTTAGGAGTGTCCTCACCGCAGTTAGATACACCAGAACGAGGATTTAGTTATCACCATGATGCACCGTTAGATATGCGAATGAATCGCGAGCAATCATTAACGGCTTATGATATCGTTAATCATTGGCCATATGAGGAGCTCGTACATATCTTTTTCCATTATGGTGAAGAAAAATTTTCGAAGCAAGTGGCGAGGAAAATCGAAGAAGTTCGCAAAGAAAAGCGAATTGAAACAACCGGGCAATTAGTTGACATCATTAAAGAAGCTATCCCGGCGCCGGCAAGGCGAAGCGGAGGGCATCCGGCCAAACGAATTTTTCAAGCGATACGAATTGCCGTAAATGATGAGCTGCAAGCATTCAAAGAGGCGATTACACAGGCGATTGATTTATTAAAATCAGGTGGAAGAATTAGTGTTATTACGTTCCATTCATTAGAAGACCGCATTTGTAAAGTGGCTTTTAAAGAAGCAAGCCAAGGCCCACAGCTTCCTCCTGGGCTTCCGCTCATTCCTGATCAATACCGCCCGGCATTAAAAATTATCACGAAAAAGCCGATTGTCCCTTCCGAGGAAGAGATCGAACATAATCATCGCGCGCGTTCCGCAAAGCTGCGTATCGCCGAAAAGCTATGA
- the mraY gene encoding phospho-N-acetylmuramoyl-pentapeptide-transferase, whose translation MLEQVIVLAIVLSFLITVILSPLFIPFLRRLKFGQSIREEGPKSHQKKSGTPTMGGIMILLSIVVTTLLMTRKFATLSVETYLLLFVTIGYGLLGFLDDFIKVVMKRNLGLTSRQKLIGQLIIAIVFYFVYQRSGFSTALHIPGTDLSINLGFGYVLLLIFMLVGGSNAVNLTDGLDGLLAGTAAIAFGAYAVLAWNQGQYDIAIFCVSVVGAVLGFLVFNAHPAKVFMGDTGSLALGGAIATVAILTKLEILLVVIGGVFVIETLSVIIQVISFKTTGKRVFRMSPLHHHYELIGWSEWRVVVTFWAVGLLFAMLGIYIEVWI comes from the coding sequence ATGCTAGAGCAAGTCATTGTTTTAGCCATTGTTCTTTCCTTTCTGATTACTGTTATATTATCGCCATTGTTTATTCCGTTTTTAAGACGGTTAAAATTCGGGCAAAGCATACGGGAAGAAGGACCGAAATCGCATCAAAAAAAATCAGGCACCCCGACGATGGGAGGTATTATGATTTTACTTTCCATCGTTGTGACAACGTTATTGATGACGAGAAAATTTGCAACTCTTTCCGTTGAAACATATTTATTGCTTTTTGTAACGATTGGTTATGGATTGCTTGGCTTTTTGGATGATTTTATTAAAGTGGTGATGAAACGGAATCTTGGGTTGACGAGCAGACAAAAGTTAATTGGGCAATTAATTATTGCAATTGTTTTTTATTTTGTATATCAGCGCAGTGGTTTTTCTACTGCCTTACATATTCCAGGGACAGATCTTTCTATTAATCTTGGCTTTGGATATGTGTTATTGCTTATTTTCATGCTTGTCGGCGGTTCGAATGCGGTCAATTTAACCGATGGGCTCGATGGTTTATTGGCTGGGACAGCGGCCATTGCTTTCGGCGCTTATGCCGTTCTTGCCTGGAACCAAGGCCAATATGATATCGCTATTTTTTGTGTTTCCGTTGTTGGGGCTGTACTAGGATTTTTAGTATTTAACGCCCATCCAGCAAAAGTATTTATGGGAGATACCGGGTCGCTTGCGTTAGGCGGCGCGATTGCTACAGTGGCAATTTTAACAAAGTTGGAAATATTGCTTGTTGTTATTGGCGGTGTATTTGTTATCGAAACACTGTCCGTTATTATTCAAGTCATTTCATTTAAAACAACGGGAAAACGTGTATTTCGCATGAGCCCGTTGCACCATCATTATGAGTTGATTGGCTGGTCGGAGTGGCGTGTTGTCGTCACATTCTGGGCAGTCGGCTTATTATTTGCAATGCTAGGAATCTATATCGAGGTGTGGATTTAA
- the spoVE gene encoding stage V sporulation protein E codes for MPRKKSTPDFLLIILTFSLLAIGLIMVYSASAIWAEYKFHDSFFFAKRQLLFASAGVIAMFFIMNIDYWTWRDWSKVLIIVCFLLLVLVLIPGVGMVRNGSRSWIGVGAFSIQPSEFMKLAMIAFLAKYLSENQKNITSFKRGLLPALALVFFAFGMIMLQPDLGTGTVMVGTCIAMIFVAGARISHFIGLGILGLAGFAALVLSAPYRIKRITSFLNPWEDPLGSGFQIIQSLYAIGPGGLFGLGLGQSRQKFFYLPEPQTDFIFAILAEELGFIGGSLVLLLFSLLLWRGVRIALGAPDLYGSFLAIGIISMVAIQVMINIGVVTGLMPVTGITLPFLSYGGSSLTLMLMAIGVLLNISKHAKY; via the coding sequence TTGCCGCGGAAAAAGTCTACGCCTGATTTTTTGCTGATTATCCTTACGTTTTCGTTGTTGGCAATTGGGCTTATTATGGTGTATAGCGCCAGTGCCATTTGGGCGGAATATAAGTTTCATGATTCGTTTTTCTTTGCAAAACGTCAGCTTTTGTTTGCCAGCGCGGGAGTCATTGCAATGTTCTTTATTATGAATATTGATTATTGGACATGGCGCGACTGGTCGAAAGTGCTTATTATCGTCTGTTTTTTGTTGCTTGTTCTCGTATTAATCCCCGGAGTCGGAATGGTTCGCAATGGATCACGCAGCTGGATTGGTGTTGGGGCGTTTTCCATTCAGCCGTCCGAATTTATGAAACTTGCAATGATTGCCTTTTTGGCAAAGTACTTGTCGGAAAACCAAAAAAATATTACATCGTTTAAACGAGGATTGCTTCCCGCTTTGGCACTTGTGTTTTTTGCGTTTGGAATGATCATGCTTCAACCGGACTTAGGAACCGGCACCGTAATGGTCGGCACATGTATTGCAATGATTTTTGTTGCTGGTGCGCGCATCAGCCATTTTATCGGATTAGGAATACTTGGACTGGCAGGATTTGCTGCTCTTGTTTTGTCAGCGCCATATCGAATTAAGCGGATTACTTCTTTTTTGAATCCTTGGGAAGATCCGCTTGGAAGCGGGTTTCAAATTATTCAATCGCTATATGCGATTGGCCCTGGAGGTTTGTTTGGCTTAGGGCTGGGACAAAGCCGACAAAAGTTTTTTTATTTGCCTGAGCCGCAAACTGACTTTATTTTTGCGATTTTAGCAGAAGAACTTGGGTTTATTGGCGGGTCGCTTGTTTTACTTTTATTTAGCTTGCTGCTTTGGCGCGGAGTGCGTATTGCACTTGGGGCGCCGGATTTGTATGGAAGTTTTCTTGCCATCGGCATTATTTCGATGGTGGCCATTCAAGTAATGATTAATATCGGCGTTGTTACAGGATTAATGCCGGTAACGGGAATTACGCTGCCGTTTTTAAGCTATGGTGGTTCATCATTAACGCTTATGTTAATGGCAATTGGGGTTTTACTAAACATTAGCAAGCATGCAAAATATTAA
- the ftsL gene encoding cell division protein FtsL translates to MNNTAVKIHERQRPSSRPRTRKQRKLKIRFTLGEKLLFLSFCVFAMYAAVHIVSNQVKIYQVNKEIQQLQETVQEQKKQNNDLYVEVQQLSTYERILQKAKELGLSLNENNVKVVQE, encoded by the coding sequence ATGAATAATACGGCAGTAAAAATTCATGAACGACAACGTCCGTCATCACGTCCGCGCACTAGAAAGCAACGAAAGCTAAAAATTCGCTTTACGTTAGGGGAAAAGCTTTTATTCCTATCGTTTTGCGTATTTGCTATGTATGCAGCAGTGCATATTGTGTCCAATCAAGTGAAGATTTATCAAGTAAATAAAGAAATTCAACAGCTACAAGAAACGGTTCAAGAACAGAAAAAGCAAAATAATGATTTATATGTTGAAGTTCAACAATTAAGCACATATGAACGGATTTTGCAAAAAGCGAAAGAACTCGGTCTCTCACTAAACGAAAATAATGTAAAAGTTGTACAGGAATGA
- a CDS encoding penicillin-binding protein — MERKKHSNTHKGAAILFFLFSLLFFVLLARFIQLQVTGVADGQVLAAKAEEKYKQKRTIEAKRGTIFDRNGEVLAQDVPSYTVIAVLDPKMTTDPDHPRHVVDPQKTAKKLAPLLKMDVDEVKRILTKDAKQVEFGANGRNISYELKEKIEALNLPGIGFIRDTKRFYPNGNFASYVIGYVQKNNKKNETVGKMGIEKSLDKHLREKDGYVSFAGDISGFRLPNTKETVVPPDNGANVYLTINQKIQTFLEDAMNDVEKQYKPKKIIAIVADPKTGKILAMGTRPSFDPNKRNIQNYFNDAISYPYEPGSTMKIFTLAAAINEGVYNGNEQYRSGYYKVGPNIIRDHNKVGWGTITFNEGVQRSSNVAFSILVKEKLGEDRFLQYLHRFRFDKKTGIDLPGEAVGQIHYKYPIERITTGFGQGTSVTPIQQIQAATAIANGGKMMKPYVVDRIVDPDTGKVIARNKPEVVEQPITKETAKQVLDILETVVTSEKGTGRPYQIEGYRVAGKTGTAQIPSPRGGYLTGYENYIFSFLGMAPKEDPRLIMYVAVQQPKLSYTETGAAPVSHIFTSVMKNSLQYLHIQPSSNKKASKEKSKGIEIGSYAGRSTEEVVKELKEKGLVPIVIGNGRQIEEHVPLSGDKVIAGERVVLKTDGEAVMPDVRGWSLRDVMKVAELLELRPSTKGNGYVVSQNIRPGALVKKGDYLIVELEEPRKWNERMEQEQKEASEKKSDGPVD; from the coding sequence ATGGAAAGGAAAAAGCATAGCAATACACATAAAGGAGCAGCTATATTATTTTTCTTATTCAGTCTGCTCTTTTTTGTGTTATTGGCTCGTTTTATTCAGTTGCAGGTAACGGGAGTTGCTGATGGCCAAGTGTTAGCGGCAAAGGCGGAGGAAAAGTATAAACAAAAGCGAACGATCGAAGCAAAGCGCGGAACCATTTTTGACCGAAATGGCGAAGTGCTTGCTCAAGATGTGCCGTCATATACAGTTATAGCTGTCCTTGATCCAAAAATGACGACAGATCCTGATCATCCGAGACATGTTGTTGACCCACAAAAAACAGCAAAAAAATTAGCCCCATTGCTAAAGATGGATGTAGATGAAGTGAAACGAATTTTAACAAAAGATGCAAAACAAGTGGAATTTGGCGCAAATGGACGAAATATTAGCTATGAACTGAAAGAAAAAATTGAAGCATTAAATCTGCCAGGGATTGGGTTTATTCGTGATACAAAACGATTTTATCCAAATGGCAATTTTGCCTCGTACGTAATTGGTTACGTACAAAAAAATAATAAAAAAAATGAAACAGTTGGAAAAATGGGGATTGAGAAAAGCTTAGATAAGCATTTGCGTGAAAAAGACGGTTACGTATCTTTTGCCGGGGATATCAGCGGATTTCGCCTTCCAAATACGAAAGAAACCGTCGTTCCACCGGATAATGGAGCGAATGTTTATTTAACGATCAATCAAAAGATTCAAACGTTTTTAGAAGATGCGATGAACGATGTGGAAAAACAATATAAGCCGAAAAAAATAATTGCGATTGTTGCAGATCCGAAAACAGGAAAGATCTTAGCAATGGGAACAAGACCGAGTTTTGATCCAAATAAGCGCAATATACAAAACTATTTCAACGATGCGATTTCCTATCCGTATGAGCCTGGTTCGACAATGAAAATTTTTACGCTTGCGGCTGCAATTAATGAAGGTGTGTATAACGGGAATGAACAGTATCGGTCTGGCTATTATAAAGTGGGACCAAATATTATTCGTGACCATAACAAAGTAGGTTGGGGAACGATTACGTTTAACGAAGGAGTACAACGCTCTTCTAATGTCGCTTTTTCTATTTTAGTAAAAGAAAAGTTAGGAGAAGACCGCTTTTTGCAATATTTGCATCGTTTCCGTTTTGACAAAAAAACTGGTATAGACCTTCCAGGAGAAGCGGTAGGGCAAATTCATTACAAATATCCGATTGAAAGAATAACGACAGGATTTGGTCAAGGAACATCGGTGACACCAATCCAACAAATTCAAGCCGCAACCGCGATTGCAAACGGCGGAAAAATGATGAAGCCATATGTGGTCGATCGTATTGTTGACCCGGATACAGGAAAAGTGATTGCAAGAAACAAGCCAGAAGTAGTGGAACAACCAATTACAAAAGAAACGGCTAAACAAGTGTTAGATATATTAGAAACGGTAGTTACTTCGGAGAAAGGAACGGGGCGTCCGTATCAAATTGAAGGGTACCGAGTTGCTGGAAAAACAGGAACAGCACAAATTCCGTCACCAAGAGGAGGATATTTAACCGGCTATGAAAACTATATTTTCTCTTTTTTAGGAATGGCCCCGAAAGAAGACCCGCGTTTAATTATGTATGTCGCAGTTCAGCAGCCAAAACTATCCTATACGGAGACAGGGGCAGCTCCTGTTTCACATATTTTTACTAGCGTGATGAAAAATAGTCTTCAATATTTGCACATTCAGCCTTCTTCCAATAAGAAGGCGTCAAAAGAAAAATCAAAAGGAATTGAAATCGGTTCTTACGCGGGTCGTTCTACAGAAGAAGTAGTGAAAGAACTAAAGGAAAAAGGGCTTGTCCCAATTGTAATTGGAAATGGGCGGCAAATTGAAGAACATGTACCGTTATCTGGTGATAAAGTAATCGCTGGAGAGCGGGTTGTGCTAAAAACGGACGGGGAAGCAGTGATGCCGGATGTGCGCGGCTGGTCGCTAAGAGATGTGATGAAAGTAGCGGAACTGCTAGAGCTTCGTCCGAGCACGAAAGGAAATGGGTATGTCGTCAGCCAAAATATTCGGCCAGGTGCATTAGTAAAGAAAGGTGATTACTTAATTGTAGAATTAGAAGAACCGCGAAAATGGAATGAGAGAATGGAACAAGAACAAAAAGAAGCATCCGAGAAAAAAAGCGACGGACCAGTGGATTGA
- the murD gene encoding UDP-N-acetylmuramoyl-L-alanine--D-glutamate ligase encodes MKQAAFYQQRQVLVIGLAKSGFAAAKLLHELGANVTVNDQKTFEENKEAQQLEQMGIRVICGGHPLELLDEPFDFVVKNPGIPYTNPMVKKAMEKGLPVVTEVELAYHISEAPFIGITGSNGKTTTTTLIFEMLREGEKRPLLAGNIGMAACEVAKKAEAGNWLVTELSSFQLAGIRDFCPRISVLLNIFDAHLDYHGSKEAYAQAKANIFKNQTNDDYAVINADDELVMQLAENIHAQKVTFSTTKVLDRGAYIKDGLIYWNDEAVIAVGDIVLPGKHNLENILAAVSVAKLVGVDNKAISQVLTAFTGVKHRLQYVATINGRKFFNDSKATNILATQKALSAFEKDAVILLAGGLDRGNEFDGLLPYLHNVKAIILFGQTAPKIARVAKQAGIETIEYVDNVEKAVPVAYQLSEPGDVILLSPACASWDQYKTFEQRGDIFINAVHKLK; translated from the coding sequence TTGAAACAGGCAGCTTTCTATCAACAACGTCAGGTGTTAGTCATTGGTTTGGCAAAAAGCGGATTTGCAGCGGCAAAACTGCTTCATGAGCTAGGTGCCAACGTCACGGTAAATGATCAAAAGACGTTTGAAGAAAATAAAGAAGCGCAACAGCTAGAACAAATGGGAATCCGAGTGATTTGCGGCGGGCATCCGCTTGAGCTCTTGGATGAGCCGTTTGATTTTGTTGTGAAAAACCCTGGCATTCCATATACGAATCCAATGGTAAAAAAAGCAATGGAAAAAGGATTGCCCGTTGTCACAGAAGTGGAGTTAGCGTATCACATTTCGGAGGCACCTTTTATTGGGATTACAGGTTCCAATGGAAAAACAACAACAACAACATTAATTTTTGAGATGCTGCGTGAAGGAGAAAAACGCCCGCTGCTTGCGGGAAATATAGGGATGGCTGCTTGTGAAGTGGCAAAAAAAGCGGAAGCAGGCAATTGGCTTGTAACGGAACTTTCCTCCTTCCAGCTAGCGGGAATTCGCGATTTTTGCCCGCGTATTTCCGTTTTATTAAACATTTTTGATGCCCATTTAGATTACCATGGTTCAAAAGAAGCTTATGCACAGGCAAAAGCAAATATTTTTAAAAACCAGACAAATGATGATTATGCGGTCATTAATGCAGATGATGAACTTGTGATGCAGCTTGCTGAGAACATTCATGCACAAAAAGTTACTTTTTCGACAACAAAAGTGTTAGACCGCGGTGCTTATATAAAAGATGGTTTGATCTATTGGAACGATGAAGCGGTAATTGCTGTTGGCGATATAGTGCTTCCAGGAAAACATAATTTGGAAAATATATTGGCAGCTGTTTCTGTGGCAAAATTAGTAGGCGTAGACAATAAAGCTATTTCCCAAGTCTTAACGGCATTCACAGGGGTGAAGCATCGGCTTCAATATGTTGCTACTATTAATGGGAGAAAGTTTTTCAATGACTCCAAAGCAACCAATATTCTTGCGACACAAAAAGCACTGTCCGCTTTTGAAAAAGATGCTGTCATCCTTTTGGCAGGTGGGCTAGACCGCGGCAATGAGTTTGATGGCCTTCTTCCTTATTTGCATAACGTAAAAGCAATCATATTGTTTGGCCAAACCGCGCCAAAAATAGCTCGTGTCGCTAAACAGGCAGGAATAGAAACGATTGAATATGTCGATAATGTGGAAAAAGCTGTACCAGTTGCTTATCAACTATCCGAACCAGGTGATGTCATTTTACTGTCGCCGGCATGTGCAAGCTGGGATCAATATAAAACTTTTGAACAAAGAGGAGACATTTTTATCAATGCCGTGCATAAGTTGAAATAG
- a CDS encoding stage V sporulation protein D, with the protein MRVSHVTVRKRLMIVFLVGVFIFAIIDIRLGYVQFILGDMLTERAKDSWSRNIPFEPKRGEILDRNGVPLATNMSAPTVYVIPRQIENPAETAEKLAKVLNMPVEKAYKHITKKTSIERIPEGRKISNEKAKEIRALGLKGVYIAEDTKRYYPFGSYLSHVLGFTGIDNQGLMGLELYYDKELSGQRGSVQFYSDAKGKRMPNMADDYTPPTDGLNLVLTIDSRIQTIVERELDIAEAKYNPDGIIAVAMNPNTGEILAMASRPTFDPANYRNVPAEIYNRNLPIWSTYEPGSTFKIITLAAALEEKKVNLLKDHFYDPGYVKVAGATLRCWKKGGHGSQTFLEVVQNSCNPGFVELGERLGKEKLFHYIKEFGFGEKTGIDLQGEGTGILFDLKRVGPVEQATTAFGQGVSVTPIQQVAAVSAAVNGGILYTPYIAKQWVDPETGKVVSRNTLKAKRRVISEETSKQIRYALESVVAQGTGKGAYVEGYRVGGKTGTAQKAKGGRYLKDNHIVSFIGFAPADDPQLVVYVAVDNPKGTVQFGGVVSAPIVGKIMEDSLRTLGVKPRKGQIEKERAWNDPKMVEVPNLIGLSKKDLQEQLFNLKLDVSGEGDVVIEQAPEPGVKVKEGSTIRIYLASKTSSKKEVR; encoded by the coding sequence ATGCGTGTTTCCCACGTCACTGTCCGCAAACGGCTAATGATCGTGTTTCTAGTTGGGGTGTTTATTTTTGCGATTATTGACATTCGTCTCGGATATGTTCAATTTATATTAGGTGATATGTTAACAGAAAGAGCGAAAGATTCATGGAGCCGAAATATTCCATTTGAGCCGAAGCGCGGAGAAATTTTGGATCGCAATGGCGTTCCGCTCGCTACGAATATGAGCGCTCCAACAGTATACGTCATTCCGCGCCAGATTGAAAATCCGGCCGAGACGGCAGAAAAGTTAGCGAAAGTGTTAAATATGCCCGTCGAAAAAGCGTATAAACATATTACGAAAAAAACGTCGATCGAGCGCATTCCAGAAGGTAGGAAAATATCGAATGAAAAAGCAAAAGAAATTCGGGCACTCGGCTTAAAAGGGGTATATATCGCGGAAGATACGAAACGTTATTATCCGTTCGGCAGTTATTTGTCCCATGTTTTAGGATTTACCGGCATCGATAACCAGGGCTTGATGGGATTAGAGCTCTATTATGATAAAGAATTGAGCGGTCAACGCGGTTCGGTGCAATTTTATTCGGACGCAAAAGGAAAAAGAATGCCTAATATGGCAGATGATTATACGCCGCCAACAGATGGGTTAAATTTGGTGCTTACGATTGATTCGCGTATCCAAACAATCGTGGAGCGGGAACTCGATATTGCCGAAGCAAAGTATAATCCAGACGGCATTATTGCAGTTGCAATGAACCCGAATACGGGAGAAATTTTGGCAATGGCGAGCCGTCCAACATTTGACCCGGCAAACTATCGAAACGTCCCAGCGGAAATTTATAACCGCAACTTGCCGATTTGGAGTACGTATGAACCTGGTTCGACGTTTAAAATTATTACGCTTGCTGCGGCGTTGGAAGAAAAAAAAGTAAATTTATTGAAAGATCATTTTTATGATCCAGGATATGTAAAAGTTGCCGGTGCAACATTACGTTGCTGGAAAAAAGGCGGGCATGGATCGCAAACTTTTTTAGAAGTTGTGCAAAACTCTTGTAACCCAGGTTTTGTAGAGTTAGGGGAACGCCTTGGGAAAGAAAAATTGTTTCACTACATTAAGGAGTTTGGCTTTGGTGAAAAAACAGGCATTGACTTGCAGGGGGAAGGAACCGGAATTTTATTTGATTTGAAACGCGTTGGGCCTGTCGAACAAGCAACAACGGCCTTTGGGCAAGGGGTGTCGGTGACACCGATTCAGCAAGTGGCAGCTGTTTCTGCGGCAGTAAATGGTGGAATTTTGTACACGCCATATATTGCGAAGCAATGGGTTGATCCTGAAACAGGAAAGGTAGTAAGCCGCAATACACTAAAGGCGAAGCGACGCGTTATTTCCGAGGAAACGTCGAAACAAATTCGTTATGCTCTAGAGAGCGTTGTTGCACAAGGGACAGGAAAAGGTGCCTATGTAGAAGGGTATCGTGTTGGCGGAAAAACAGGAACAGCACAAAAAGCGAAAGGCGGCCGATATTTAAAAGATAATCATATCGTTTCTTTTATCGGATTTGCACCGGCGGATGACCCACAGCTTGTCGTTTATGTTGCTGTCGACAATCCGAAAGGAACGGTTCAATTCGGTGGTGTCGTCTCTGCTCCAATCGTCGGAAAAATTATGGAGGATAGTCTACGTACACTTGGCGTGAAACCACGCAAAGGCCAAATAGAAAAAGAACGGGCGTGGAATGATCCGAAAATGGTCGAAGTTCCAAATTTAATCGGCTTATCAAAAAAAGACTTGCAAGAGCAACTTTTTAACTTAAAATTAGATGTTAGTGGAGAAGGTGATGTTGTTATTGAGCAAGCTCCAGAACCTGGGGTGAAAGTGAAAGAAGGTTCCACTATTCGCATTTACTTAGCATCAAAGACGTCTTCTAAAAAAGAAGTTCGATGA